In the genome of Deinococcus psychrotolerans, one region contains:
- a CDS encoding beta-N-acetylglucosaminidase domain-containing protein, with translation MQLLGVIEGFYGRPWTAFQRSRLLGWMQGWGMNTYLYAPKDDLYHRARWREAYPEAERLSLGELVEAAQQRGVDFVYALAPGLDLNWQDEADRAALLEKVDSVVALGVRDFALLFDDIPNQADRAAQAAEQVDITHTLRRHLRAQGIDGLLLFCPTEYCGEMAQPSVAESPYLRGVARLDSGTEVLWTGPLIVSPQISAESVREVAQVLGRKPLIWDNLHVSDYTIHRLHLGPYGGRPLELRGEVSGILSNPNTPFEPNFAGLHSLADYAAGDVEWNAEESGERALKAWLPEFGPGAELSDLHLLADTLFLPHRLGPRAEALLRAAEQLALDSGQADALAQLQAGRAAYHRLLSALEKGSNRELLFDLHPYLVDLNEELTRLIRDAAADNTASARPYRGGLADKLLELGRGRELS, from the coding sequence ATGCAACTGCTCGGCGTGATTGAAGGCTTTTATGGCCGCCCCTGGACGGCGTTTCAGCGCTCTCGGCTGCTCGGCTGGATGCAGGGCTGGGGCATGAACACGTATCTCTACGCGCCCAAAGATGATCTGTACCACCGCGCCCGCTGGCGTGAAGCGTACCCCGAAGCCGAGCGGCTTTCGCTGGGTGAACTGGTCGAGGCGGCCCAGCAGCGCGGCGTGGACTTTGTCTACGCGCTGGCTCCGGGCCTTGACCTCAACTGGCAAGATGAAGCGGATCGGGCCGCCCTACTGGAAAAAGTGGACTCTGTGGTTGCTCTGGGTGTGCGCGACTTTGCTCTGCTGTTTGACGACATTCCCAACCAAGCCGATAGGGCCGCGCAGGCCGCCGAGCAGGTGGACATCACGCACACGCTGCGCCGGCACTTGCGGGCGCAGGGAATAGACGGCCTGCTCTTGTTTTGCCCCACCGAATACTGCGGCGAGATGGCCCAGCCCTCGGTGGCCGAGTCGCCGTATCTGCGCGGGGTGGCCCGCTTAGACAGCGGCACCGAAGTGCTGTGGACGGGGCCGCTGATCGTCTCACCGCAGATCAGCGCCGAGTCGGTGCGTGAAGTGGCGCAAGTGTTGGGGCGCAAGCCGCTGATTTGGGATAATTTGCACGTCAGCGATTACACCATTCACCGCCTGCACTTGGGGCCCTACGGCGGCAGACCGCTGGAACTGCGCGGCGAAGTCTCGGGCATTTTGTCAAATCCGAATACCCCCTTCGAGCCGAATTTTGCGGGCCTGCACAGTTTGGCCGATTACGCGGCGGGCGACGTGGAGTGGAACGCTGAAGAATCGGGCGAGCGGGCACTGAAGGCTTGGCTGCCGGAATTTGGCCCTGGTGCCGAGCTGAGCGACCTGCACCTCTTGGCCGACACCCTCTTTTTGCCGCACCGCTTGGGGCCGCGTGCGGAAGCACTGCTCAGAGCCGCCGAGCAACTGGCACTCGATTCAGGCCAAGCCGACGCTTTGGCCCAATTGCAAGCTGGGCGGGCCGCTTACCACCGCTTGCTCAGCGCTCTAGAGAAAGGCAGTAACCGCGAGCTGCTGTTTGATTTGCACCCCTACTTGGTGGATCTCAACGAAGAACTTACCCGCTTGATTCGGGACGCCGCCGCAGAC